In Takifugu flavidus isolate HTHZ2018 chromosome 5, ASM371156v2, whole genome shotgun sequence, the following proteins share a genomic window:
- the lzts1 gene encoding leucine zipper putative tumor suppressor 1, giving the protein MGSVGSVVGGDGLNNRHCQASDYRIRKGTKPHRRSGGCSLDGLLNCGFTQGTSSNDHPSKGLSHSRSGRSEDFFYIKVSHKPRSAYDRGESMDNQRGGNTRREEADGRLQPSLLLMPGRLTETSTEKSLVRSTAFNPVIPQSSSCTERGRSSLDSILCPPQKSNLDIKQRHNAFSGTLSDSGRNSMSSMPTHSNSGSLNASSGPVSHSDSSSVPSNSLSKGLEPGFPPRVNGNTVNPDSSNGAGSNNSRMTKTNRDAASPLSSDEPIRNLSETSGGIRSPISPDESLIECLEQRLLERSTELQELQASFEEKEEETCQLFDKRQRNCTEEMEGLKQRCATKLRQVSQIASKTQQALQLQVSQLQAEREKLQGDVSKLSQEKGLVELRLRSYETEKTRLAPTLEETQWEVCQKTGEISLLKQQLRDSQADVSHKLSEIVSLRASLKEKAAKMELLESQSREHAQQLHSRTIEAEVSQNELQRKKNEADLLREKVATLEADIQEMKQELTVAREQRSQQTLKAEPSSQVLDKPVQGLEEDAGHVCTESLQREVERLKQQLRVEKEARERLANSFEQERQTWNKEKSRVIKYQKQLQINYLQMHKKNQDLERVLKELSAELESRTELGMDVNYISGLQTYDDVIATEI; this is encoded by the exons ATGGGTAGTGTCGGTAGCGTCGTCGGTGGCGACGGCCTGAACAACAGGCACTGCCAGGCGTCTGACTATAGGATAAGAAAGGGAACAAAGCCCCACAGGAGGAGCGGAGGCTGCAGCCTTGACGGGCTGCTTAATTGCGGCTTCACTCAGGGAACCTCATCTAACGACCATCCCTCCAAAGGTCTGTCCCACTCACGCTCGGGACGGAGTGAGGACTTTTTTTACATCAAG GTAAGCCATAAGCCGAGGTCAGCGTATGACAGAGGAGAATCAATGGACAACCAAAGAGGCGGGAATACGAGACGTGAGGAGGCCGATGGGCGACTGCAACCGTCGCTGCTGCTCATGCCAGGAAGGTTAACAGAG ACCTCCACTGAGAAGTCACTGGTCCGCTCTACTGCCTTCAACCCTGTAATTCCCCAGAGTTCATCCTGCACTGAGCGAGGCCGCAGCAGCCTGGACAGCATCCTTTGTCCTCCTCAGAAAAGCAATCTGGACATTAAACAAAGGCACAATGCCTTCTCAG GGACGCTCTCTGACTCTGGAAGGAACTCCATGTCTAGCATGCCCACCCACAGCAACAGCGGTAGCCTAAATGCTTCCTCAGGCCCAGTCAGTCACAGCGACAGCAGCTCAGTTCCATCAAACAGCCTCAGCAAGGGATTAGAGCCCGGCTTCCCTCCACGGGTCAACGGCAACACTGTTAACCCCGACAGCAGCAACGGGGCTGGATCAAACAACAGCAGGATGACGAAGACAAACAGGGATGCAGCATCTCCACTGTCCTCTGATGAGCCAATAAGAAATCTGTCTGAAACCTCGGGTGGGATTCGATCCCCTATTAGTCCTGACGAGTCGCTGATCGAATGTCTGGAGCAGCGACTGCTGGAGAGGTCgactgagctgcaggagctccag GCCAGTtttgaggagaaagaagaggagaccTGCCAACTGTTTGACAAAAGACAAAGGAACTGCACCGAGGAGATGGAGGGGCTGAAGCAGCGATGTGCCACCAAGTTACGACAAGTTTCCCAAATAGCTTCAAAAACTCAACAAGCACTTCAGCTGCAAGTCAGCCAACTCCAG gcagagagggagaagctcCAGGGCGACGTCTCAAAGCTGAGCCAGGAGAAGGGGCTCGTGGAGCTCAGACTGAGGTCCTACGAGACCGAGAAAACTCGGCTCGCTCCGACACTTGAGGAAACACAATGGGAG GTGTGCCAGAAGACAGGTGAGATCTCgctgctgaagcagcagctgagggacaGCCAGGCGGACGTCAGCCACAAGCTGAGCGAGATCGTCAGCCTCAGAGCATCGCTGAAGGAGAAGGCTGCCaagatggagctgctggagagccaGAGCAGAGAGCACGCTCAGCAGCTCCACTCTCGCACCATCGAGGCGGAG GTGTCCCAAAACGAACTGCAGCGTAAGAAGAACGAGGCTGATTTACTGAGGGAGAAGGTGGCCACACTGGAAGCGGACATTCAGGAAATGAAGCAGGAGCTGACTGTGGCCCGAGAGCAGAGGTCACAACAAACCTTGAAAGCTGAGCCCAGTTCCCAGGTTCTGGACAAACCAGTCCAaggcctggaggaggacgcGGGACATGTGTGCACAGAATCGCTccagagggaggtggagagactgaagcagcagctgagggtgGAGAAGGAGGCGCGGGAGAGGCTGGCCAACAGCTTTGAGCAGGAGCGGCAAACATGGAACAAGGAGAAAAGCAGGGTCATCAAATACCAGAAGCAGCTCCAGATCAACTACCTGCAGATGCACAAGAAGAACCAGGACCTGGAACGGGTCCTGAAGGAGCTCAGTGCTGAACTGGAGAGCCGGACAGAGCTCGGCATGGACGTCAACTACATCTCAGGTTTGCAGACATATGATGACGTCATTGCCACAGAGATTTGA
- the hspb11 gene encoding intraflagellar transport protein 25 homolog — protein MENPSLRSLGAKVVVVSSSDEKHPPENIIDGNTESFWMSTGLFPQEFIIGFTHSTNISAVTMDSYNVKHLKLEKNTSQSASQFESVTEKEFDHVTGCLQSNTLPVNGIVATHLRFIITSGHDHFVSVHRVSVQL, from the exons ATGGAAAATCCCTCTTTACGTTCGCTGGGTGccaaagttgttgttgtttcttctAGCGATGAAAAGCATCCTCCGGAGAATATCATTGATGG GAACACGGAGAGCTTCTGGATGTCCACCGGTTTATTCCCACAAGAGTTCATCATTGGCTTCACCCACTCCACCAATATCTCTGCCGTGACAATGGACAGTTACaatg TCAAGCATCTGAAGTTAGAGAAGAACACCTCCCAAAGTGCTTCTCAGTTTGAGTCTGTTACAGAGAAAG AATTTGACCATGTAACAGGATGTCTTCAGTCAAATACTTTACCA GTGAATGGAATAGTTGCAACCCATCTTCGTTTTATCATCACATCAGGACACGACCACTTTGTCTCCGTGCACAGAGTCAGTGTGCAactttga
- the smn1 gene encoding survival motor neuron protein 1, with amino-acid sequence MANDEEVLFTRGTGQSDDSDIWDDTALIKAYDKAVASFKNALKGEEEPQASKRTEPGNKRKNNKKNQSRKRTNAQPEMGWQVGDSCCAYWSEDGLIYPATIASIDEERNTCIVVFKGYGNEEEQNLGDLLSEFSQVDEETKVKETESSAEESDMSNTSSLHKQQPYTKPQKSKAPKKPPPVWSPGFPGVPPGPPPHAFRQGESKQSGSLGPVPPPWPPMMPFGPPMIPPPPIGADMVDDEALGSMLISWYMSGYHTGFYLGLKEGRKKASNWTKPHHR; translated from the exons ATGGCGAATGACGAAGAAGTGCTGTTTACACGAGGGACCGGGCAG AGCGATGATTCGGATATATGGGATGACACTGCATTGATCAAAGCTTATGACAAAGCTGTGGCATCCTTCAAG AATGCTTTAAAGGGGGAAGAAGAGCCACAGGCTTCTAAGAGAACTGAGCCAGGTAATAAACGcaagaacaacaaaaagaacCAGAGTCGGAAGAGAACCAACGCTCAGCCAGAGATGGGG TGGCAGGTCGGGGACTCGTGTTGTGCGTATTGGTCAGAAGATGGGCTGATCTACCCAGCTACCATAGCCTCCATCGATGAAGAAAGAAACACTTGTATCGTGGTGTTCAAAGGTTATGGaaatgaggaggagcagaaccTTGGAGACTTGCTTTCTGAATTTTCTCAGGTTGATGAGGAAACAAAG GTTAAAGAGACGGAGTCATCAGCGGAGGAGAGTGACATGTCAAACACGTCAAGCCTCCACAAGCAGCAGCCCTACACCAAACCTCAGAAGTCGAAGGCTCCCAAAAAGCCTCCACCTGTGTGGAGTCCGGGTTTCCCAGGTGTTCCTCCAGGCCCACCTCCACATGCCTTCAGACAG GGAGAGAGCAAGCAGTCTGGTAGTCTTGGGCCGGTACCCCCTCCCTGGCCTCCCATGATGCCTTTCGGCCCGCCC ATGATCCCTCCACCCCCGATCGGCGCTGACATGGTGGACGATGAAGCCCTGGGCAGTATGCTCATCTCCTGGTACATGAGTGGATATCACACAGGCTTCTACCTG GGTTTGAAAGAAGGCCGCAAGAAAGCTTCCAACTGGACCAAACCGCACCACAGATGA